The Oceanidesulfovibrio indonesiensis DNA window CTCGGCTACCGCGAGCGTCAGGTGACCACGCAGATAACCGCTGGCGAACAGCTCATCATCACTGGCGTGTTCCACCATGTCATCAATTAACGCCAGAATGCGTGCTTCAAATTCTGCGATCATCTTCTTTCCTC harbors:
- a CDS encoding YfcL family protein — translated: MIAEFEARILALIDDMVEHASDDELFASGYLRGHLTLAVAELEAGDDHSADAVHEEVTRRLEKAIQAGELSPRDQT